Part of the Patescibacteria group bacterium genome is shown below.
TGGTGGGCCATCGCCTCGGTGAATTCGCGCCCACCCGTAAATTCATCGTGCATGGCGGTCGGATTGCGCGGGAAGAGGCGGCTCAAAGAGCTGAAGCAGATCGTAGCAAGGTAGAAGCAGGCCAGAAAGAGGCAGTGAAAAAAGAAAATATATAGCTTGCAAGGAGTGGCTTGCAATTCAAGGAAAATTATCCTTGGGCGGCACGTTACGAGTTTCAAGTTATAAGAATCCATGGAAGCGAAAGCGAAACTTAGATATTTACATATTGCGCCGCGTAAGGTAAGATTGGTTATTAATTTAATTCGCGGCTTAGAAGTGGGCAGAGCCTTGGAACAACTTTCTGTAATAAAGCAAAGGGCGGCAAGGCCAGTGTTTAAACTGTTAAAGTCGGCTATTGCGAACGCGGAGCACAATTTTAACTTAGATAAGAATAATTTATATATCAAAGAAATTCGGGCAGATGAAGGACCAACTTTAAAGCGTTGGCAGCCGCGGGCCTTTGGCCGCGCTTTTCCTATAATGAAGAGAGCGAGCCACATATCCATTATTTTAGAGGAAAGGGTTGTTGGTCGCAGAAAGACTAAGTCAGGAGGAGAAGCTCCCGAGCTTATTGCCAGCCCTAAGATGGCAGGAAAGAGCGCGTTGAAGGTTGGGAAGAGCAGAGTTGTGCCCACTCCGAAGATACCGCAGGGCAGCGAGACAACCCTGAAACCATGGGATCCTCGCCGAGAAGCCGGTCGCCGAAACAAGCAACATCAGGATAAGAAGAAACTAGCTCAAGGCAAAGCTTTGAGCGGTCTTAAACGTTTTTTCCAACGTAAATCGGTGTAAACCCCTTTAGAGAACTTTGTTTTCTAACGGTTCTCTCGGCTTATATTCTGCCTGCCGTCAAGCAGGTCTCTAACGGGGTAAAATGGAGCCCTTCAGGTTGTTCAGGTCGTTCAGACTCTTAAAGAGCTCAAAGAGCTCTGAGAATGACCCCTTTTCAAATCCTTCGCGAGAGGCTGATTTGCGAAGAGCTCCAAATATAGGACATGAGTCATGAAGCCTGAAACGGGTAAAGTTATAAGTTTAATGTTTTAAGTTTTAAGCAAGCATATGGGACAAAAAGTTTCACCTACTGCGCTACGGTTAGGCTATCTTTATTCTTGGAAGTCTAAGTGGGTAGCGAATAAAAAGAATTACCGAAAATTTCTTGAGGAAGATATCCGTCTGCGCAATTATATAATGGAAAAATTAAAAGAGATGGGTATTGCCCGCGTTGAGATTGAACGTTCGGCGAATTTGATTAATATCATCATTTTAACTTCGCGTCCGGGTATGATTATCGGTCGTGGGGGTACGGGTGTTGAGGATTTGAAAAAGGAATTAGCAAAGTTTACCGGGAATAAATCTTTTAAGGTCACGATTGAAGAAACCAAAAATCCAGAAGCTAATGCTCAACTTGTGGCGCGGACAATCGCCGAAGCACTAGAGAAAAGGATTCCTTTTCGGCGTGTTGTGAAACAATCTTTGGAAAGGGTGAAAGAGAATCGGGGAGTTTATGGCGTGAAGATTATGGTGGCAGGGCGTTTGAATGGGGCGACAATGAAGCGGCGCGAGTGGGTTGCCTGGGGACAAATCCCATTACATAATTTGAGAGCGGATATTGATTTTGCCCAAGATATTTCCAAAACCACTTATGGAATTATCGGGATCAAGGTTTGGATTTACAAGGGAGAAGTTTTTGAACAAAAGAAGGAAGACAAAGCAACCAGTAATTAAATATGTTAATTCCTAAAAAGGTAAAACATCGTAAACATCAACGCGGACGTCTCGCGGGTAAGGCTAAAGGGGGAGATTTTCTTGCCTTTGGCGCTTTTGGTTTAAAGGCGCAGGAGAGTGTTTGGCTTACGTCTCGTCAGATTGAAGCAGCGCGGCGAGCGATGACTAGGTTTGTCCAGAGGGGGGGCAAGATTTGGATTAGGGTGTTTCCAGATAAGGCTGTGACTAAAAAGGCAGCGGAAGTAGGAATGGGCGGTGGCAAGGGAGCAGTGGATCACTTTGTCGCCGTCGTCAAACGGGGGCGGATTATTTTTGAAATGGATGGCGTGCCATTGAAGATTGCTCGGGAGGCTATGCGCTTGGCTAGCCATAAACTGCCTATTAAAACTAAATTCGTGCAGGATTAACCCCACTTAATAAATTTTATGGAAATGAAAGAATTAAAGCAAAAGAGCATATCAGAATTACAACATGAGCTTGCTTTTCAGAGAGACGAAATGCGAGAGTTTAATTTCAAGTTGGTCCAGGGCGAGGTGAAAAATGTGCGCGCTTTGCGCAAGGTGAAAAAGGAGATTGCGCGAATTTTAACCCTTTTGAATATTCGCAGAAAAATTAATGGTTCGGCATAGCACTTCGGCCATGAGGGCTTTGACTGAGCTCAGCCAAATGTCCTTAGTGCCGAATGGCTCACCATTAATCCTTAAGTTTTGCCGAAGGATTAAGCCTTAAATATGCATTATTATGGAAGGTAAAAAAATAATTAAGCGGATTCTTCAGGGGATCGTTGTTTCGGATAAAATGAATAAAACCAGAGTGGTTGCCGTGGTTCGCACCAAGACCCATTCTAAATATCTTAAAAGATATAAGGCGACTCGAAGATATAAGGCGCACGATGAAAAGAATGAGTATCATACGGGAGACAAAGTAATTATTGAAGAGTGCCGACCTCTTTCACGGGAGAAACGATGGCGGGTGATTAATAAACTCACCTAAATTATCATTGTTCAATTGTTTTATTGTCTTGTCCGATTGTGTTTATGGATCAAAATTGATCAGAAAAACAATCGAACAATTGAGCAATAGAATTTTATGATCCAGGAACAGACTCGTTTAAAAGTCGCCGATAACACTGGCGCGAGGATAATTAAATGCATTAAAGTTTTAGGCGGCTCGTGGCGCCGATTTGGTCGTTTGGGCGATGTGATCATCGCGAGCGTGAAGGTCGCGTTTCCCCATGGCACCGTAAAGGAGCATGCCAAGGTTTACGCGGTGATTGTGCGTCAGAGAAAGGAATATCGTCGCGAAGACGGATCTTATATTCGTTTTGATGATAATGCCGCCGTGATTTTACAGAGCAGAGAGAGCAAGGATCCTTTGGGAACACGGATTTTCGGGCCGATTCCTCGGGAACTCAGAGAGCGTGGTTTTAATAAAATTATTTCTTTAGCCAAAGAAGTTTTGTAGCATAATATTATGAGGCTTAAAAAAGGTGATAATATCATTGTGACGAGCGGCAAGGACCGCGGCAAGAAAGGAAAAATTGTGCGCATTTTTCCGCAAAGAGATAAGATTATTGTGGAGGGCGCAAATCTTGTGATTCGGTATACGCGGCCTAAAAAGCAGGGCGAAAAAGGGCAACGCGTGGAGGTCAACGCGCCGATTCATATTTCTAACGCGAAATTGATTTGTCCAAAGTGCGGCAAGGGGACAAGGGTGGGCGTAAAAATTTCACCGCAAGGTAAAAAAAGGTTGTGTAAAAAATGCGGAGAAGCCTTCTTATAAAGACGCATCAGAAATTTAAATCTATGACGCGATTAAGCAAAAAATACAGGGAAGAAGTAATTTTGAAAATGAAGGAATTTTTTGATTATAAGAATAATCTGGCAATACCTAAAGTGGATAAGGTAACTATTAATATCGGCACTTCCCGCGCCATTAAAGAACCTAAGCTTTTGGATATTATGCAAGAAAATCTAGCCAATATCGCCGGACAAAAGCCAGTATTGAGATATGCTCGCAAGTCTGTCTCCGGTTTTAACGTGAAAGAAGGAATGGTGGTGGGGCTAAAAGTGACCCTGCGGGGAAAGAGGATGGAAGAATTTTTAGACAAGTTAATTAATATTACCTTGCCGCGGGTGAGGGACTTTCGGGGGCTGTCTGTCGAGTCTTTTGATAAACAGGGAAATTTGACTATTGGTTTTAAGGAATGTTCGGTTTTTCCGGAGATTGATCCAAATAAAGCGGAAATGATTCATGGTTTAGAGGTTTGTATCAGCACTACCGCTCGAACGCGCGAAGAAGGGATTAAATTATTAAAGCTATTGGGTTTTCCTCTGGTAGAAAAAGAATCTTAATCATTTGAAACTTAAAATGTTAAGCATGGGGTTTGCCTGCGAGATGATTATGGTATATGGCAATTATGCATTTTAGGTTTCATATTTTAACGAAGTATATGGCGAAAAAATCTTGGATCGCTAAAGCAAAAAGGAAACCAAAGTTTAAGACGCGTGTCGTGAGACGTTGTTGGCGTTGCGGTCGGAGACGGGGGTATATGCGCGATTTTGGCTTATGCCGGATTTGCTTTAGGGAATTAGCGAATAAAGGAGAGATTCCGGGGATCCGTAAGGCCTCTTGGTAATAAAATTAATTTTTAATTTTAAGTTTTTAACTATAATGACCGACCCTATAGCTGACCTATTTACTAAAATTCGCAACGCCCTTGCCGCTTCCAGAAAAGAAGTGATTTTAGTGTCTTCCAAAATGAAGCTCGCGATTGCGGAAATTTTAAAG
Proteins encoded:
- the rplX gene encoding 50S ribosomal protein L24, whose product is MRLKKGDNIIVTSGKDRGKKGKIVRIFPQRDKIIVEGANLVIRYTRPKKQGEKGQRVEVNAPIHISNAKLICPKCGKGTRVGVKISPQGKKRLCKKCGEAFL
- a CDS encoding type Z 30S ribosomal protein S14, whose protein sequence is MAKKSWIAKAKRKPKFKTRVVRRCWRCGRRRGYMRDFGLCRICFRELANKGEIPGIRKASW
- the rplN gene encoding 50S ribosomal protein L14, which encodes MIQEQTRLKVADNTGARIIKCIKVLGGSWRRFGRLGDVIIASVKVAFPHGTVKEHAKVYAVIVRQRKEYRREDGSYIRFDDNAAVILQSRESKDPLGTRIFGPIPRELRERGFNKIISLAKEVL
- the rpsC gene encoding 30S ribosomal protein S3, which translates into the protein MGQKVSPTALRLGYLYSWKSKWVANKKNYRKFLEEDIRLRNYIMEKLKEMGIARVEIERSANLINIIILTSRPGMIIGRGGTGVEDLKKELAKFTGNKSFKVTIEETKNPEANAQLVARTIAEALEKRIPFRRVVKQSLERVKENRGVYGVKIMVAGRLNGATMKRREWVAWGQIPLHNLRADIDFAQDISKTTYGIIGIKVWIYKGEVFEQKKEDKATSN
- the rpsQ gene encoding 30S ribosomal protein S17, which produces MEGKKIIKRILQGIVVSDKMNKTRVVAVVRTKTHSKYLKRYKATRRYKAHDEKNEYHTGDKVIIEECRPLSREKRWRVINKLT
- the rplE gene encoding 50S ribosomal protein L5, whose amino-acid sequence is MTRLSKKYREEVILKMKEFFDYKNNLAIPKVDKVTINIGTSRAIKEPKLLDIMQENLANIAGQKPVLRYARKSVSGFNVKEGMVVGLKVTLRGKRMEEFLDKLINITLPRVRDFRGLSVESFDKQGNLTIGFKECSVFPEIDPNKAEMIHGLEVCISTTARTREEGIKLLKLLGFPLVEKES
- the rplP gene encoding 50S ribosomal protein L16 → MLIPKKVKHRKHQRGRLAGKAKGGDFLAFGAFGLKAQESVWLTSRQIEAARRAMTRFVQRGGKIWIRVFPDKAVTKKAAEVGMGGGKGAVDHFVAVVKRGRIIFEMDGVPLKIAREAMRLASHKLPIKTKFVQD
- the rpmC gene encoding 50S ribosomal protein L29, which codes for MKELKQKSISELQHELAFQRDEMREFNFKLVQGEVKNVRALRKVKKEIARILTLLNIRRKINGSA